The Marinomonas sp. CT5 genome contains the following window.
ATCGTCACGCCAACCAGAGATCCGCCAATCACAATCAATGCCGCGGACGACGCTCCTGCGGCCAGTAAATCAAAGCCTTTGGACATAAAACTCGGCAGACTCAATTCAAACAATGAAAACAACAAGACAGCAGCCAAAGTTATCAATAATGGATTTGTCGAAATTCGTTTTAACACGACCCTAAATAGGTTTTTATCGTGACTTTCACTCTTTCCCAACATGGTTTCGATGAAGATCAAACAGAGCGGAAATAAAATTATATTTTCGACCATTAGTGACATTACAAAAGCCTGCGTCAAAGAATGATCGAAAAACTGCAACACAATAGGAAAGCCGATGAAGGCGCTGTTTGACATGGTCGCTCCGACACCTCTAACACCAGCATCGACCAAATCACTTTTCAATAATCGCCAGCTAAGCAATACCGTAATTGAAAAAGTACCTAATCCTCCCGCAGCATACACAGCAATATAATCAAACTGTAGGACTTC
Protein-coding sequences here:
- a CDS encoding AEC family transporter; this encodes METIISTIAPIFFLILIGFLSVRFSFVPQEIIPSLSRFVLYLALPALIFIKLSNMALHEVLQFDYIAVYAAGGLGTFSITVLLSWRLLKSDLVDAGVRGVGATMSNSAFIGFPIVLQFFDHSLTQAFVMSLMVENIILFPLCLIFIETMLGKSESHDKNLFRVVLKRISTNPLLITLAAVLLFSLFELSLPSFMSKGFDLLAAGASSAALIVIGGSLVGVTIKGQWAPILLVAFGKLVLFPVIVALCLILTPNMSDELKTAVVIFASVSMFSSYPIVCGEYGARSFCASTLLITTVLSFFSLSILLHFFV